A part of Synechococcus sp. KORDI-49 genomic DNA contains:
- the ppc gene encoding phosphoenolpyruvate carboxylase — protein sequence MIMASHPSSGASMPQSTAQAPDGEQPRASGGGQGAGRLLQNRLELVEDLWQTVLRSECPPEQSERLLRLKQLSDPVALEGRDGESTSEAVVELIRAMDLSEAIAAARAFSLYFQLINILEQRIEEDSYLDSLRPSWSQQPDAGDHFDPFAPPLASQTDPATFGEVFERLRRMNVPPGQVENLLQELDIRLVFTAHPTEIVRHTVRHKQRRVAHLLQRLQSDLPIARQDEENLRRQLEEEIRLWWRTDELHQFKPTVLDEVDSTLHYFQQVLFAAMPQLRRRLTSALSRHYPDVQFPQASFCTFGSWVGSDRDGNPSVTPEITWRTACYQRQLMLELYIGSVQALRNQLSISMQWSQVAPQLLESLEMDRLRFPEVYEERAARYRLEPYRLKLSYILERLELTLVRNNQLSEAGWQTPQESPAQAQDGLQGNEALHYTSIDQFRSDLELIRNSLVSTELSCEPLDTLLHQVHIFGFSLASLDIRQESTRHSDAIDELTRYLQLPKAYGAMEENERFSWLLQELQTRRPLIPAAVEWSEPTAQTIAVFRMLHRLQQEFGQRICHSYVISMSHTGSDLLEVMLLAKETGLVDLQAQQASLLVVPLFETVEDLQKAPAVMESLFQTSQYRELLPAVGVQGQPLQELMLGYSDSNKDSGFLSSNWEIHQAQIALQELASRHGVALRLFHGRGGSVSRGGGPAYQAILAQPSGTLQGRIKITEQGEVLNSKYSLPELALYNLETVTTAVVQNSLVTNQLDATPSWNQLMSRVATRSREHYRALVHDNPDLVAFFQQVTPIEEISKLQISSRPARRKSGARDLSSLRAIPWVFGWTQSRFLLPSWYGVGTALAAEVDSDAEQLDLLRRLHQRWPFFRMLVSKVEMTLSKVDLDLAHHYMTSLGNPEQREAFEAIFQSIADEYALTLRLVLEITGQQRLLGADQALQLSVDLRNRTIVPLGFLQVALLKRLRDQNRQPPISEAPGVPEDRRTYSRSELLRGALLTLNGIAAGMRNTG from the coding sequence ATGATCATGGCCAGTCACCCGTCCAGCGGAGCTTCGATGCCCCAGTCCACCGCCCAAGCTCCCGACGGCGAACAGCCCAGGGCCAGCGGTGGAGGCCAAGGAGCTGGCCGCCTGCTGCAGAACCGCCTTGAGCTGGTGGAGGACCTCTGGCAGACCGTGCTGCGCAGTGAGTGCCCGCCGGAGCAGAGCGAAAGACTGCTGCGTCTCAAGCAGCTCAGTGATCCCGTGGCCCTGGAAGGTCGGGACGGGGAGAGCACCAGCGAAGCGGTCGTCGAGCTGATCCGGGCGATGGACCTCTCCGAGGCGATCGCCGCGGCCCGGGCTTTCTCGCTCTATTTCCAGCTGATCAACATCCTCGAGCAGCGCATCGAAGAGGACAGCTACCTCGACAGCCTCAGGCCCAGCTGGAGCCAGCAACCCGATGCGGGTGATCACTTCGATCCCTTCGCACCACCCCTGGCCAGCCAGACCGATCCGGCCACCTTCGGCGAAGTGTTCGAGCGGCTCCGCCGGATGAACGTCCCACCCGGCCAGGTGGAGAACCTGCTGCAGGAACTCGACATTCGGCTGGTGTTCACCGCTCACCCCACCGAGATCGTTCGCCACACCGTTCGTCACAAGCAGAGGCGTGTGGCCCATTTGCTGCAGCGGCTGCAGTCGGACCTGCCGATCGCCCGTCAGGACGAGGAGAATCTGCGGCGCCAGCTGGAGGAAGAGATCCGGCTGTGGTGGCGCACCGACGAGCTGCATCAGTTCAAGCCGACGGTTCTGGATGAGGTGGACTCAACCCTCCACTACTTCCAGCAGGTGCTGTTCGCGGCGATGCCTCAGCTGCGGCGACGACTCACGTCTGCTCTGAGCCGCCACTACCCGGATGTGCAGTTCCCCCAGGCATCGTTCTGCACCTTCGGCTCCTGGGTTGGATCGGACCGGGACGGCAACCCTTCGGTGACCCCGGAGATCACCTGGCGCACCGCTTGCTACCAGCGCCAGCTGATGCTCGAGCTCTACATCGGCTCGGTTCAGGCGCTGCGCAATCAGCTCAGCATCTCGATGCAGTGGAGTCAGGTGGCGCCTCAGCTGCTCGAATCGCTGGAAATGGACCGGCTTCGCTTCCCGGAGGTGTACGAGGAACGGGCGGCCCGCTACCGCCTGGAGCCGTACCGGTTGAAGCTGAGCTACATCCTCGAGCGCCTGGAACTCACGCTGGTGCGCAACAACCAGCTCTCGGAAGCGGGCTGGCAGACCCCGCAGGAAAGCCCTGCCCAGGCTCAGGACGGTCTACAGGGCAATGAGGCCCTTCACTACACCTCGATCGATCAGTTCCGGAGCGACCTTGAACTGATCCGCAACAGCCTGGTCTCTACAGAGCTGAGCTGCGAACCCCTGGACACCCTTCTGCACCAGGTGCACATCTTCGGGTTCTCGCTCGCCAGCCTTGATATCCGTCAGGAAAGCACCCGTCACAGCGATGCGATCGATGAGCTGACCCGCTACCTCCAGCTGCCCAAGGCCTATGGCGCCATGGAGGAAAACGAACGGTTCTCCTGGCTGCTTCAGGAACTGCAGACGCGTCGCCCGCTGATCCCCGCCGCGGTGGAGTGGTCGGAGCCCACGGCCCAGACGATCGCGGTGTTCCGCATGCTGCATCGCCTCCAGCAGGAGTTCGGGCAACGGATCTGCCACTCCTACGTGATCTCGATGAGCCACACGGGCTCCGATCTGCTGGAGGTGATGCTGCTGGCGAAGGAGACCGGCCTGGTGGATCTGCAGGCGCAGCAGGCTTCCCTTCTGGTGGTGCCGTTGTTCGAGACGGTGGAGGATCTGCAGAAGGCCCCCGCTGTGATGGAGAGCCTGTTTCAGACCAGCCAATACCGCGAACTGCTGCCCGCGGTCGGCGTCCAGGGACAGCCGCTGCAGGAACTGATGCTCGGCTATTCCGACAGCAACAAGGATTCAGGCTTCCTCTCGAGCAACTGGGAGATCCATCAGGCCCAGATCGCCCTCCAGGAGCTGGCCAGTCGCCATGGTGTGGCCCTTCGGCTCTTCCACGGCCGTGGCGGATCGGTGAGTCGCGGCGGTGGACCGGCTTATCAGGCCATCCTTGCCCAACCGAGCGGCACGCTTCAGGGACGGATCAAGATCACCGAGCAGGGCGAGGTGCTCAATTCCAAGTACAGCCTGCCGGAGCTGGCCCTCTACAACCTCGAAACCGTCACCACCGCTGTGGTGCAGAACAGCCTGGTCACCAACCAGCTGGATGCGACACCCAGCTGGAATCAGCTGATGAGCCGTGTCGCGACCCGCTCCAGGGAGCATTACCGGGCTCTGGTGCATGACAACCCGGATCTGGTCGCCTTCTTCCAGCAGGTCACTCCGATCGAGGAGATCAGCAAACTTCAGATCTCCAGCCGCCCGGCCCGCCGTAAGAGCGGAGCGCGCGATCTCTCCAGCCTGCGAGCCATCCCCTGGGTCTTCGGCTGGACCCAGAGCCGGTTCCTGCTGCCCAGCTGGTACGGCGTGGGAACGGCTCTCGCCGCCGAGGTGGATTCCGATGCTGAGCAGCTCGATTTGCTGCGTCGCCTGCATCAGCGCTGGCCCTTCTTCCGGATGCTGGTCTCCAAGGTGGAGATGACCCTCTCCAAGGTGGATCTGGACCTTGCTCATCACTACATGACCAGCCTGGGCAATCCGGAGCAGAGGGAGGCCTTCGAAGCGATCTTCCAGTCGATCGCGGATGAATACGCCCTCACACTGAGGCTGGTGCTGGAGATCACAGGGCAGCAACGCCTGCTCGGAGCCGATCAGGCGTTGCAGCTGTCCGTCGACCTTCGCAACCGCACGATCGTGCCCCTCGGCTTCCTGCAGGTGGCCCTGCTGAAGCGCCTCCGCGATCAGAACCGTCAACCACCCATCAGCGAGGCACCTGGAGTGCCGGAGGACCGGCGCACCTACAGCCGCAGTGAGCTGCTCCGCGGTGCTCTGCTGACCCTCAACGGCATCGCCGCCGGCATGCGCAACACAGGCTGA
- the gshA gene encoding glutamate--cysteine ligase, translating into MSDSLLLKGFEVELFTGRPNGENVGVATEVVRDLPDFVTEPDQRNLEYTTAPIADYALLTEALLAPRRILRTWLAERGLTLLPGSTLSLGDPSRFERSDPENPYHALIENSYGTRVVTASIHINLGLTDPQLLFAALRLVRCEAALLLALSASSPFLGGQLCDHHSQRWQQFPLTPGKVPLFLDHDHYKQWVEEQLAIGSMRNERHLWTSVRPNGPRRPYDLNRLELRICDLVTDPAELLAITTLLELRVLSLARHPEQLDPLQSSSLSPDELAELADGNDAAAAQLSLDADLHHWRDGAPVLCRRWIQDLIESITPLAEELGLHQRLLPLEGLLASGNQAMRWREAHARGSSIADLLRAGSDAMEHQEQLLHEPSPALG; encoded by the coding sequence ATGAGCGATTCACTGCTGCTCAAAGGCTTCGAGGTGGAACTGTTCACCGGCCGCCCGAACGGTGAAAACGTCGGTGTCGCCACTGAGGTGGTGCGGGACCTTCCTGATTTCGTCACGGAGCCGGATCAGCGGAATCTGGAATACACAACAGCGCCGATCGCGGACTACGCGCTTCTGACGGAGGCGCTGCTCGCCCCCCGAAGGATCCTGCGCACCTGGCTCGCCGAGCGTGGACTGACGCTGCTCCCAGGCAGCACCCTCAGCCTCGGGGACCCCAGCCGTTTTGAGCGCTCCGATCCGGAGAACCCGTATCACGCTCTGATCGAGAACAGCTACGGCACCCGGGTGGTGACCGCCAGCATCCACATCAATCTCGGACTCACTGACCCTCAACTGTTGTTCGCAGCCCTGCGGCTGGTGCGCTGTGAAGCCGCCCTGCTGCTGGCCCTCAGCGCGAGTTCACCGTTCCTGGGAGGTCAGCTCTGTGATCACCACTCCCAGCGCTGGCAGCAGTTCCCTCTCACGCCCGGCAAGGTGCCCCTGTTCCTTGATCACGACCACTACAAGCAGTGGGTGGAAGAGCAACTGGCCATCGGATCGATGCGCAACGAGCGACACCTGTGGACCTCCGTACGCCCCAATGGCCCCCGACGGCCCTACGACCTCAATCGGCTCGAACTGCGCATCTGCGACCTGGTCACCGATCCGGCCGAACTGCTGGCGATCACCACCCTTCTGGAACTGCGGGTGCTCAGCCTGGCGAGGCACCCCGAGCAGCTTGATCCACTGCAGAGCAGCAGCCTGAGCCCCGATGAACTGGCGGAGCTCGCCGATGGCAACGATGCTGCGGCGGCGCAGCTCAGCCTCGATGCGGATCTGCACCACTGGAGGGATGGGGCTCCTGTGCTGTGCCGCCGCTGGATACAGGACCTGATTGAAAGCATCACCCCCCTCGCCGAAGAGCTCGGACTGCACCAGCGACTGCTGCCGCTCGAGGGTCTCCTGGCGAGCGGGAATCAGGCGATGCGCTGGCGTGAGGCCCATGCCCGCGGCAGCTCGATCGCTGATCTGCTGCGTGCCGGCAGTGATGCCATGGAGCACCAGGAGCAGCTGCTCCACGAACCGAGCCCCGCTTTGGGATGA
- a CDS encoding photosystem I reaction center subunit II PsaD encodes MTASALNGQLPQNIGSTGGLLNSAETEEKYAITWTSSIAQVFELPTGGAATMNAGENLMYFARKEQCLALGTQLRTKFKPRIEDYKIYRIFPGGDTEFLHPKDGVFSEKVNEGRAMVGHNPRRIGQNTNPANIKFSGRNTYDA; translated from the coding sequence ATGACAGCATCGGCGTTGAACGGTCAACTTCCACAGAACATCGGCAGCACCGGCGGTCTGCTGAATTCCGCTGAGACCGAAGAGAAATACGCAATCACCTGGACCAGCAGCATCGCTCAGGTCTTCGAGCTGCCCACCGGCGGTGCCGCGACGATGAACGCCGGCGAAAACCTGATGTATTTCGCGCGCAAGGAGCAGTGCCTTGCCCTCGGCACTCAGCTGCGGACCAAGTTCAAGCCCCGGATCGAGGACTACAAGATCTACCGGATCTTCCCCGGTGGAGACACCGAGTTCCTGCATCCCAAGGACGGCGTCTTCTCCGAGAAGGTGAACGAGGGTCGCGCCATGGTCGGTCACAACCCTCGCCGGATCGGCCAGAACACCAACCCTGCCAACATCAAGTTCAGCGGTCGCAACACCTACGACGCCTGA
- the rodA gene encoding rod shape-determining protein RodA yields MFSTSRGRRGRQREWVLWGVPLAMVAVAGVLIASTQRQADYANWYQHWVTAAVGTVIALMLERLPLSRLRPLLIPIYILTVASLVAVRLIGTTALGAQRWISIAGVHVQPSEFAKIAAILLVAAVLARHPVERPVDLLRPLGVISVPWLLVFIQPDLGTSLVFGALMLTMLYWSGMPFEWLVLLLSPLITALLSGLLPWAMAAWIPLMGVLAYSALPWKRLAALITVTIHGAMAAVTPWLWMHGLKDYQRDRLVLFLDPAKDPLGGGYHLLQSTVGIGSGGLFGSGFLQGQLTKLRFIPEQHTDFIFSALGEETGFIGCLLVVIGFALLMARMLQVARAARTDFEALVVIGIGTMVMFQVVVNIFMTIGLGPVTGIPLPFLSYGRSAMVVNFIALGLSLSVLRQSRSTSAGHW; encoded by the coding sequence ATGTTCAGCACCAGCCGCGGCCGACGGGGGAGACAGCGGGAATGGGTGCTCTGGGGTGTTCCCCTGGCGATGGTGGCGGTCGCGGGCGTTCTGATCGCCAGCACGCAGCGTCAGGCTGACTATGCGAACTGGTATCAGCACTGGGTCACAGCAGCCGTGGGCACGGTGATCGCGCTCATGCTCGAGAGGCTTCCCCTCAGCCGGCTGCGACCTCTGCTGATTCCGATCTACATCCTCACCGTGGCCAGCCTTGTGGCGGTGCGGCTGATCGGCACCACCGCCCTCGGAGCTCAGCGCTGGATCAGCATCGCAGGGGTGCATGTGCAGCCCTCGGAGTTCGCCAAGATCGCCGCCATCCTGCTGGTGGCCGCCGTGCTGGCCCGTCACCCCGTGGAACGACCGGTGGATCTCCTGCGACCACTCGGTGTGATCTCCGTCCCCTGGCTGCTGGTGTTCATCCAGCCGGACCTGGGCACCTCTCTGGTCTTCGGCGCTCTGATGCTGACCATGCTGTATTGGTCCGGCATGCCGTTCGAGTGGCTGGTGCTGCTGCTCTCACCGCTGATCACAGCCCTGCTCTCCGGGCTGCTGCCCTGGGCCATGGCGGCATGGATTCCCCTGATGGGAGTGCTGGCCTACTCGGCTCTGCCCTGGAAGCGGCTGGCAGCCCTGATCACCGTGACCATCCACGGAGCCATGGCAGCGGTCACCCCATGGCTCTGGATGCATGGCCTCAAGGACTATCAACGCGATCGTCTGGTGCTCTTCCTCGATCCCGCCAAGGATCCACTCGGCGGCGGTTATCACCTTCTGCAGAGCACCGTGGGGATCGGTTCGGGAGGACTCTTCGGCAGTGGCTTCCTCCAGGGGCAACTGACCAAGCTGCGCTTCATCCCTGAACAGCACACCGACTTCATCTTCAGCGCTCTCGGTGAGGAGACCGGATTCATCGGCTGTCTGCTGGTGGTGATCGGATTCGCGCTGCTGATGGCCCGGATGCTGCAGGTGGCCCGCGCCGCGCGCACCGATTTCGAAGCCCTCGTGGTGATCGGCATCGGCACCATGGTGATGTTCCAGGTCGTGGTCAACATCTTCATGACCATCGGTCTCGGGCCTGTCACAGGGATCCCTCTTCCATTTCTCAGCTACGGACGCTCAGCGATGGTGGTGAACTTCATCGCCCTCGGCCTCAGCCTCTCCGTTCTGAGACAGAGCCGATCGACGTCGGCAGGTCACTGGTGA
- a CDS encoding anthranilate synthase component I family protein, whose amino-acid sequence MFSPDRAAFQKAADSGANLIPLAQSWPADLETPLTTWIKVGAGRPPGVLLESVEGGETLGRWSVIACDPLWTASARGDRLTRRWRDGASDVHQGNPFDGLRHCLSPYRCANLPGLPPLGQLYGMWGYELIHWIEPTVPIHPQDDTAPADGIWMLMDGILIFDQVKRLITAVAYGDLSGGCDVEAAWQSALARIADLRRRMDAPLPAVAPLQWSPNADVLPDVSSNRNRSDFEAAVESAREHIAAGDVFQLVLSQRLEASVPQSPLELYRSLRMVNPSPYMAFFDFGDWQLIGSSPEVMVQAEPAADGIHASLRPIAGTRPRGRNPLEDRELEVELLADPKERAEHVMLVDLGRNDLGRVCQPGSVTVKDLMVIERYSHVMHIVSQVEGRLSPEHDVWDLLMAAFPAGTVSGAPKIRAMQLINDLEPDARGPYSGVYGSVDLAGALNTAITIRTMVVRPGEQGGCRVSVQAGAGVVADSKPAAEYEETLNKARGMLTALACLNPLPS is encoded by the coding sequence ATGTTCAGTCCTGATCGCGCCGCCTTTCAAAAGGCCGCAGACTCCGGCGCCAATCTGATTCCACTGGCCCAGAGCTGGCCAGCGGACCTGGAGACCCCCCTCACCACCTGGATCAAGGTGGGAGCAGGTCGTCCCCCCGGAGTGCTGCTCGAATCCGTGGAAGGTGGTGAAACACTGGGCCGCTGGAGTGTGATCGCCTGCGATCCGTTGTGGACAGCATCCGCCCGCGGTGACCGTCTGACCCGTCGGTGGCGTGATGGAGCGTCAGATGTCCATCAGGGCAATCCCTTTGACGGCTTGCGTCACTGCCTGTCTCCGTACCGGTGCGCGAATCTGCCTGGGCTGCCTCCACTGGGACAGCTTTACGGCATGTGGGGCTACGAGCTGATCCACTGGATTGAGCCCACCGTTCCGATTCATCCGCAGGACGACACCGCACCAGCGGATGGCATCTGGATGCTGATGGACGGCATCTTGATCTTCGATCAGGTCAAACGTCTGATCACGGCGGTGGCCTATGGCGACCTCAGCGGCGGCTGCGACGTGGAGGCCGCCTGGCAGTCAGCTCTGGCGCGCATCGCCGACCTGCGACGCCGCATGGATGCCCCCCTGCCGGCGGTCGCACCTCTCCAGTGGAGCCCGAACGCGGATGTGCTGCCGGACGTGAGCAGCAATCGCAATCGGAGCGACTTCGAAGCGGCGGTGGAATCCGCACGGGAGCACATCGCCGCGGGGGACGTGTTCCAACTGGTTCTCAGTCAGAGGCTGGAGGCATCGGTCCCCCAGTCCCCCCTGGAGCTGTACAGGAGCCTGCGGATGGTGAATCCGTCTCCCTACATGGCTTTTTTCGATTTCGGAGACTGGCAGCTGATCGGGTCCAGCCCGGAGGTGATGGTGCAGGCGGAACCAGCGGCGGATGGGATCCACGCCAGCCTGCGGCCGATCGCCGGCACGCGTCCCAGAGGACGGAACCCGCTGGAGGACAGGGAACTGGAGGTGGAACTGCTGGCAGACCCCAAGGAACGTGCCGAACACGTGATGCTGGTGGATCTCGGCCGAAATGACCTGGGACGGGTCTGTCAACCGGGAAGCGTCACCGTCAAGGATCTGATGGTGATCGAGCGCTACTCCCACGTGATGCACATCGTCAGTCAGGTGGAGGGGCGCCTGTCACCTGAGCACGATGTGTGGGACCTGCTGATGGCCGCCTTCCCGGCCGGAACCGTGAGCGGGGCCCCGAAGATCCGGGCGATGCAGCTGATCAACGATCTCGAACCGGATGCGCGCGGTCCGTATTCCGGGGTCTATGGCTCGGTGGATCTTGCCGGCGCCCTGAACACCGCCATCACGATCCGCACGATGGTTGTGCGCCCCGGCGAACAGGGCGGCTGCCGGGTGAGCGTGCAGGCGGGGGCTGGTGTGGTCGCTGATTCGAAACCCGCGGCGGAGTATGAGGAGACACTCAACAAAGCCCGCGGCATGCTCACAGCGCTGGCCTGCCTGAATCCGCTCCCGTCATGA
- a CDS encoding Mrp/NBP35 family ATP-binding protein, producing MVTAEQAVSCLEQVKDAGSGRPVMELGWIDQVRVAPPRVVFRLMLPGFAQSQRERIADEARTLLTQLDGIEEVQIEVGQPPSQGGIGQAGHGQPAERQPIPGVRQVIAVSSGKGGVGKSTVAVNLACALAQQGHRVGLLDADIYGPNVPTMLGVADCTPEVQGSGDQQRIIPIESCGVAMVSMGLLIDEHQPVIWRGPMLNGIIRQFLYQAEWGERDVLVVDLPPGTGDAQLSLAQAVPMAGVVIVTTPQQVSLQDARRGLAMFRQLGIPVLGVAENMTAFIPPDLPDRRYALFGSGGGATLAQDYDVPLLAQIPMEMPLQEAGDAGRPIVTSRPDSTSAQEFRQLAEAVFHAASLADTVGQPT from the coding sequence ATGGTCACGGCGGAGCAGGCGGTCAGCTGCCTGGAACAGGTGAAGGATGCCGGCAGCGGCCGACCGGTCATGGAGCTCGGCTGGATCGATCAGGTGCGCGTCGCGCCTCCACGGGTGGTGTTCCGGTTGATGCTGCCTGGATTCGCCCAGAGTCAGCGGGAGCGGATTGCCGACGAAGCGCGCACTCTGCTCACCCAGCTCGACGGCATCGAAGAGGTTCAGATCGAAGTGGGACAGCCCCCCAGCCAGGGGGGGATCGGCCAGGCCGGACATGGTCAGCCGGCGGAGCGTCAGCCGATTCCAGGCGTGCGGCAGGTGATCGCCGTGAGCAGCGGCAAAGGCGGTGTCGGCAAGAGCACCGTTGCGGTGAACCTCGCCTGCGCCCTGGCCCAGCAGGGACATCGCGTGGGACTGCTCGACGCCGACATCTACGGCCCCAACGTACCCACCATGCTGGGGGTGGCGGACTGCACCCCGGAGGTGCAAGGCAGCGGTGATCAGCAGCGCATCATCCCGATCGAAAGCTGCGGCGTGGCCATGGTGTCGATGGGGCTTCTGATCGACGAGCACCAACCCGTCATCTGGCGGGGTCCGATGCTGAACGGAATCATCCGACAGTTTCTCTATCAGGCCGAGTGGGGGGAACGGGACGTCCTGGTGGTGGATCTGCCCCCCGGAACGGGCGATGCCCAGCTGTCTCTGGCACAGGCCGTGCCCATGGCGGGCGTTGTGATCGTGACCACGCCGCAGCAGGTCTCTCTGCAGGATGCCCGCCGGGGTCTGGCGATGTTCCGCCAGCTGGGAATCCCCGTGCTTGGCGTGGCCGAGAACATGACCGCCTTCATCCCTCCGGATCTGCCCGACCGCCGCTACGCCCTGTTCGGCAGTGGCGGTGGGGCCACCCTCGCTCAGGACTACGACGTGCCACTGCTGGCTCAGATCCCGATGGAGATGCCACTGCAGGAAGCAGGCGATGCCGGCCGGCCGATCGTGACCAGCCGACCTGATTCCACCAGTGCCCAGGAGTTCCGACAGCTGGCCGAAGCTGTGTTCCATGCGGCCTCCCTGGCGGACACGGTGGGGCAGCCGACCTGA
- a CDS encoding sensor histidine kinase KdpD, with translation MSGTSFNDLRRLLARDQVHGTCDETGVRRLWWAALETLQQELLSNGRSGGLWLAAPLPALYEPELLRHLNGWVWAPESLDRLAPGQTALPAAGREASFEQGSHFQRLPLQDSDGQDPFLLVITPTLQLALALIGDPGQRQLLMRSDPETLSDALALLGHRLQQEHPLQAETLAEKLADLGPLHSDDELQQRFWPRLAERLATTAPSLTLQTSSPQASSPQAVPDASDREDDLSLLEALTHEVRTPLATIRTLIRSLLRRRDLPSIVQGRLRQIDVECSEQIDRFGLIFHAAELQRQPQETSLARTDLETILRSLAPGWGDQLERRGIGLVLDLEADLPPVLSDPRRLEPMLGGLIDRSGRGLPAGSQLILLLRAAGARLKLQLLVESSDQSPPGSEGSAADGDTTEQVGPVLSWDPTTGSLQLSQQATRQLLASLGGRYHARRERELTVFFPVAEESG, from the coding sequence GTGAGCGGAACCAGCTTCAACGACCTGCGCCGGCTTCTGGCCAGGGACCAGGTTCACGGCACCTGTGATGAAACCGGCGTCCGGCGGCTCTGGTGGGCCGCCCTGGAAACGCTGCAGCAGGAACTGCTCAGCAACGGACGTTCTGGCGGTCTGTGGCTGGCCGCACCACTGCCGGCGCTGTATGAGCCGGAGCTGCTGCGCCACCTGAATGGATGGGTCTGGGCTCCGGAGAGCCTCGACCGTCTCGCACCGGGTCAGACGGCGCTTCCGGCCGCCGGTCGGGAGGCGTCGTTCGAGCAGGGCTCGCACTTCCAGCGACTGCCGCTTCAGGACAGCGATGGACAGGATCCGTTCCTGCTGGTCATCACGCCGACGCTGCAGCTGGCCCTGGCGCTGATCGGAGATCCCGGACAGCGTCAGCTGCTGATGCGCAGTGATCCGGAGACCCTCTCCGACGCGCTCGCACTGCTGGGCCATCGTTTGCAGCAGGAGCACCCGCTGCAAGCGGAGACACTCGCCGAGAAACTGGCCGACCTCGGGCCGCTGCACAGTGATGACGAGCTGCAGCAGCGCTTCTGGCCGAGACTCGCCGAGCGGCTGGCCACCACGGCACCGAGCCTCACCCTGCAGACCTCATCACCGCAGGCCTCATCACCGCAGGCTGTGCCGGACGCCAGCGACCGGGAGGATGACCTCAGCCTGCTGGAGGCTCTGACCCATGAAGTGCGCACCCCACTGGCGACGATCCGAACGCTGATCCGCTCCCTGCTGCGTCGCAGGGATCTGCCCTCGATCGTTCAGGGCCGTCTGCGCCAGATCGATGTGGAGTGCAGTGAACAGATCGACCGCTTCGGACTGATTTTCCACGCCGCCGAACTGCAGCGTCAGCCGCAGGAAACCAGCCTGGCCAGAACCGACCTTGAGACGATCCTGCGATCCCTGGCTCCGGGCTGGGGTGATCAGCTGGAGCGCCGGGGCATTGGCCTGGTGCTTGATCTGGAGGCTGACCTGCCTCCTGTTCTGAGTGATCCCCGGCGGCTGGAGCCGATGCTCGGAGGCCTGATCGATCGCAGCGGTCGAGGACTGCCGGCGGGAAGTCAGCTGATCCTGCTTCTGCGGGCAGCCGGAGCTCGCCTCAAGCTGCAACTGCTTGTGGAATCAAGCGATCAGTCGCCTCCCGGCTCTGAGGGGAGTGCAGCGGACGGTGACACGACTGAGCAGGTCGGCCCCGTGCTCAGCTGGGATCCGACCACAGGAAGCCTGCAACTGAGCCAGCAGGCCACCCGACAGCTGCTGGCCAGCCTCGGAGGTAGATACCACGCTCGCCGCGAACGGGAGCTGACGGTGTTCTTTCCAGTGGCCGAGGAGAGCGGCTGA